The following is a genomic window from Flavobacterium crassostreae.
AAAAAAAGCAAAAGGATGCCGTTCCTATCGGGGCTAAAACCATATTCCTAAATAAACTTTGTATCTTTGAACCATCATACCAAGCAACCCAATTACTATGTCACAACACAGCAAAGAACTCAAACTAGCAGTCTTAATTGATGCCGATAACGTACCCTACAGCAACGTCAAAGGCATGATGGAAGAAATAACCAAATACGGCACCCCAACCACCAAACGTATCTACGCAGATTGGACCCGCCCCAACGCCAGCGGATGGAAAGCCGTATTATTAGAACACGCCATCACACCAATCCAGCAATACAGCTACACCTCAGGCAAAAACTCCTCCGACTCCGCCTTGATTATAGACGCCATGGACCTATTATACTCCGGCAAACTAGATGGTTTTTGCATCGTATCTAGCGATAGCGATTTTACCCGCTTGGCCATCCGATTGCGAGAATCCGGCATGAAAGTAATTGGTATCGGCGAACAAAAAACCCCAAAACCATTTATCAGCGCCTGTGACCGTTTTGTGTTTATAGAAGTTCTAGACGGAGCCATCAAGAAAAACGCCCCAAAAAGAACCACCGCTACCACCACAACCGAAACCAAAAAAGCCGTAGAAAAAACCATCGGAAAAACACCCGAAAAAACCATACAAAAGCCTCTCAATAAAATTGACGAACCAACAATTGACCTAATCGAAGACTCCATAGATGACATAGCAGATGACAGCGGATGGGCATTTTTAGGAGATGTAGGCAACCTAATCGTAAAGAAAAAACCAGAATTTGACCCCCGGAATTATGGCTTTACAAAACTAACACCCATGCTAAAATCCCTATCTGACATACTCGAAATTGACGAAAGAGACTCAGACAAAAAAGGCATCAAACACGTATATGTACGCCTGCGTTTTAGTTAATCCGCCAGCAATAAATCAAAACCAATACTGGACGTACTAACTTAGCTATCCAGAAAGATTAAGTAATAATCTTAATTCTAAACTATCAAACAAGTCCGCAAAATTTATGACATAGCTTTTAAATAAAAAATGAAAATTTTCAATATATTTAAGTTTACTACAACAACAAAAAAAGACATTCGGCTTTAAATTATGCAACTATTGAAGAATTTAATAATCCAATTAATTACAAAAATGTAGCTTAACTTAATATGTAGTTTTTATTTGCATATCCAAAAATTAGAAGTAAATCCCTGATGGGAACGTATAAGAAAAACGAGAATAGTGTAAAAAATCATCCCATAATCACAAGCAACAACAAAGCGTATAAAATACAAGCCGAAACCATTGATGGCAAAAACAAAATACCATACTTTGCCATTCATTTTATTTCCAATGCAGGACGAATAAATTTTGTCTGAATTGGTCTAAAATAGTGTTTAAAGATATTTAAATAGTGTTTTTTGTAGCTTAAAATGACACAATACGCCCGCACGGGAGAACAAACTAAAAGTTTATTATGACTCTATTTTAAACTACTTCGATAACAGAAGTACAAATGCTTCAGCAGAATCTTTTAATGCTAAAATAAAAACTTTTAGAAATCAATTTAGAGGAGTAAGAAAAGTAGATTTCTTCCTGTTTAGATTAACTAAATTATTTGCATAGTCCCCAAATTTTGCACTTGATCCCTCAACAACCCTAAAAGACAACTAAATTGGGATCAAGTCTAAATGTTGTGGGGAAATATTAAATTTAGATATTTGCATTTTAAAATTTAATACAAATGCAAGATTCTTTTGTCGACCTTCTCAAGTTGTTACTTCCTGAAATTATAGTTGAATACTTTGAACTGACTTCCTATAAAAAAGAGGAAGAGATACTTCATCTTTACTTAAAGGAGATTAATTCAATTCCTAAAGAACATCGACAATCAAAATTGAGCTCAAAAGGATTCTTTGATGAAATAACAGTTCAGGATTTCCCTATTCGTGGGCATCAGGTATATCTTCATATCACTCGAAGAAGATGGCTGAATGAAGATACTGGAAAAGTAGTTTTTAGAGATTGGAATTTAGTAGCAGACGGAACTCGGGTGACACAGGAGTTTGCGTCTTTTTTAAAAGAGATCCATAGATTCCAAGCCTAATGATTGCAATGCTATCGCCTCTTTCTATGGCGTTAGCGGTAAGAATCTACAACATCAATACAAAGATTTCTTAAGTGATTTCAAAATATGGGATCAAAAACTACACGCAAAACAATGGCTTATATTTCCAGAAAACATAGGCAAACGCTTATCAATTGACGAAACCTCCTTGTCCAATGGCGAACTCTATACTATTTTGACCAACAAAGCTGGAAAGGGAAAGAAAGGAACTATAGTCGCTATGATTGCTGGAACCAAAGCAGAAACAGTAATTGCTATTATCGAAAAAATACCGCTTAAACTACGAAATTCTGTTACCGAAATAACTCTTGACATGGCGGCAAACATGGGATTGATTGCTAAAAAATGTTTCCCTAATGCTACTCGCGTCATCGACCGGTTCCATGTTCAAAAATTGGCGACAGAAGCTTTACAGGAAATAAGAATTAAATACCGTTGGCAAGCTATAGACCAAGAAAATCAGGCAATAGAAAAAGCGAAGAAAAACAAGAAAAGGTTTGAGCCTGAAGTATTGACTAATGGAGATACTATTAAGCAGTTACTTGCTAGAAGTAGGTATTTCTTATACAAGAATAAATCAAAATGGACGGCGAATCAATTACAACGAGCATTATTGTTGTTTGAATTATATCCCGACATAAAAGAAGCTTACAATCTATCTCAAGGATTACGGAACATTTTTGAAAACACAACTGACAAAATCATTGGTTTTGCCAGGCTAGCTAAATGGCATGAAAAAGTAAATCAATCAGGATTTAAGTCTTTCAATACAATATCTCGAACCATAATCAATCATTATCAAAGCATATTAAACTATTTTGATAACAGAAGTACTAATGCATCAGCAGAATCCTTTAACGCCAAAATAAAAGCTTTTAGATCTCAGTTTAGAGGTGTTAGAAACATTGAGTTTTTCCTTTTTAGGCTAACTAATATTTATGCCTAATTCTTGTCGCTCCACAGGTTTTGGGATTGAT
Proteins encoded in this region:
- a CDS encoding NYN domain-containing protein, translated to MSQHSKELKLAVLIDADNVPYSNVKGMMEEITKYGTPTTKRIYADWTRPNASGWKAVLLEHAITPIQQYSYTSGKNSSDSALIIDAMDLLYSGKLDGFCIVSSDSDFTRLAIRLRESGMKVIGIGEQKTPKPFISACDRFVFIEVLDGAIKKNAPKRTTATTTTETKKAVEKTIGKTPEKTIQKPLNKIDEPTIDLIEDSIDDIADDSGWAFLGDVGNLIVKKKPEFDPRNYGFTKLTPMLKSLSDILEIDERDSDKKGIKHVYVRLRFS
- a CDS encoding ISAon1 family transposase N-terminal region protein, whose amino-acid sequence is MQDSFVDLLKLLLPEIIVEYFELTSYKKEEEILHLYLKEINSIPKEHRQSKLSSKGFFDEITVQDFPIRGHQVYLHITRRRWLNEDTGKVVFRDWNLVADGTRVTQEFASFLKEIHRFQA
- a CDS encoding ISAon1 family transposase, encoding MASFYGVSGKNLQHQYKDFLSDFKIWDQKLHAKQWLIFPENIGKRLSIDETSLSNGELYTILTNKAGKGKKGTIVAMIAGTKAETVIAIIEKIPLKLRNSVTEITLDMAANMGLIAKKCFPNATRVIDRFHVQKLATEALQEIRIKYRWQAIDQENQAIEKAKKNKKRFEPEVLTNGDTIKQLLARSRYFLYKNKSKWTANQLQRALLLFELYPDIKEAYNLSQGLRNIFENTTDKIIGFARLAKWHEKVNQSGFKSFNTISRTIINHYQSILNYFDNRSTNASAESFNAKIKAFRSQFRGVRNIEFFLFRLTNIYA